Proteins from one Gibbsiella quercinecans genomic window:
- a CDS encoding oxidoreductase, which produces MSDLPTIALIGPGAIGTTIAAVLHEVDRTPVLCGRTAHPQLILRYDDGEVVVPGPVLSNPSAINHPFDLVFIAVKTTQVADIANWLAALCDENTVVCALQNGVEQKTQLEPSVNGAKVLPSVVWFPAQREPDASVWLRAKPRLTLPDVPQAKRVADALSGTRCAVELSTDFISIAWRKLLQNAVAGLMVLANRRAGMFSRVDITELALAYLRECLTVARAEGAVLDDNVPQDIVNGFHHAPADLGTSILADRQANRPLEWDIRNGVIQRYGHTHSIPTPISDVLVPLLAAGSEGPG; this is translated from the coding sequence ATGTCTGACCTTCCCACGATTGCTCTTATTGGTCCGGGTGCTATCGGTACCACCATCGCCGCTGTACTGCATGAAGTTGACCGCACGCCAGTCCTTTGCGGGCGCACCGCGCATCCGCAGTTAATTCTGCGTTACGATGACGGTGAAGTTGTGGTGCCAGGTCCGGTATTGAGTAATCCGTCGGCTATTAACCACCCGTTCGATCTGGTGTTTATAGCGGTGAAAACCACCCAGGTCGCTGACATCGCCAACTGGCTGGCCGCGCTGTGCGATGAAAACACCGTGGTATGTGCACTGCAAAATGGCGTCGAGCAGAAAACCCAGTTGGAACCCTCAGTCAATGGCGCAAAGGTACTGCCTTCAGTAGTGTGGTTCCCGGCACAGCGTGAGCCGGATGCCTCAGTCTGGCTGCGCGCCAAACCACGTCTGACGCTGCCGGATGTGCCGCAGGCAAAACGGGTCGCTGATGCGCTCAGCGGCACACGCTGCGCGGTTGAGCTGTCAACCGATTTTATCTCCATCGCCTGGCGTAAACTGCTGCAAAATGCGGTCGCTGGTCTGATGGTACTTGCGAATCGTCGTGCCGGGATGTTCTCGCGCGTGGATATCACTGAACTGGCACTGGCTTATCTGCGTGAATGTCTGACGGTAGCGCGTGCGGAAGGTGCAGTACTGGACGATAACGTTCCGCAGGATATCGTTAACGGTTTTCATCATGCCCCTGCGGATCTAGGCACTTCCATTCTCGCCGATCGCCAGGCCAACCGCCCGCTGGAGTGGGATATTCGCAACGGCGTGATACAGCGTTATGGTCACACTCATAGTATTCCTACACCTATCAGCGACGTGCTGGTACCGCTGCTGGCGGCAGGAAGTGAGGGGCCGGGTTGA
- the pgsA gene encoding CDP-diacylglycerol--glycerol-3-phosphate 3-phosphatidyltransferase — protein MQLNIPTWLTLFRVVLIPFFVLAFYLPFKWASMVCAIIFVFAAVTDWFDGFLARRWKQTTRFGAFLDPVADKVMVAIALVLVAEHYHTWWITLPAATMIAREIIISSLREWMAEIGKRSSVAVSWIGKVKTTAQMMSLVGLLWRPDRTVEYVAFGLLYIAAVLTFWSMFQYLNAARKDLLEP, from the coding sequence ATGCAATTAAATATACCGACTTGGCTTACCCTGTTTCGCGTAGTGCTGATCCCATTTTTTGTTCTGGCTTTTTACCTGCCTTTCAAATGGGCTTCCATGGTGTGCGCGATTATTTTTGTGTTTGCTGCCGTAACCGATTGGTTTGATGGTTTTTTAGCCCGTCGTTGGAAACAAACAACCCGCTTTGGCGCCTTTCTGGATCCGGTTGCCGATAAGGTGATGGTGGCTATCGCGCTGGTGCTGGTGGCGGAACACTACCACACCTGGTGGATCACGCTGCCGGCGGCCACGATGATCGCGCGTGAAATTATCATTTCTTCACTGCGTGAATGGATGGCGGAAATTGGCAAGCGCAGCAGCGTTGCGGTTTCATGGATCGGCAAGGTGAAAACCACCGCACAGATGATGTCGCTGGTCGGCTTGCTCTGGCGGCCGGATCGCACCGTGGAATATGTGGCGTTTGGCCTGTTGTACATTGCCGCCGTGCTGACGTTCTGGTCAATGTTCCAGTACCTGAATGCGGCACGCAAAGATTTGCTGGAACCCTGA
- the uvrC gene encoding excinuclease ABC subunit UvrC, translating to MTERFDAKAFLKTVTSQPGVYRMYDATAEVIYVGKAKDLKKRLSSYFRAQVGSRKTETLVKNIAQIDVTVTHSETEALLLEHNYIKLYQPRYNVLLRDDKSYPLIFLSADPHPRLAIHRGAKHEKGEYFGPFPNSYAVRETLALLQKLFPVRQCENSVYRNRSRPCLQYQIGRCLGPCVAGLVSEEDYRQQVEYVRLFLSGKDQQVLHQLIARMETASKALNFEEAARIRDQIQAVRSVTERQFVSGSGDDLDVIGVAFEAGMACLHVLFIRQGKVLGSRSYFPKVPGDTDLGEVVQTFVGQFYLQGSQMRTLPAEILLDFSLAEKDLLAQSLSDIAGRKIQIQSKPRGDRARYLKLARTNAATALTTKLSQQSTIHQRLVELARVLKLPEINRMECFDISHTMGEQTVASCVVFDGNGPLRSEYRRYNISDITPGDDYAAMAQVLKRRYGKALEEKKIPDVIFIDGGKGQLGMAKDVFAALNVPWDKTKPLLIGIAKGSDRRAGLETLFFEPEGEGFSLPPDSLALHVIQHIRDDSHNHAITGHRQRRAKVRNTSALEQIEGVGPKRRQVLLKYMGGLQPLLNASIEEIAKVPGISHGLAEKIHNALKH from the coding sequence GTGACTGAACGTTTTGATGCTAAAGCATTCCTAAAAACCGTCACCAGCCAGCCTGGCGTCTACCGCATGTATGACGCCACCGCTGAGGTTATCTATGTCGGTAAAGCCAAAGACCTGAAAAAACGTCTTTCCAGCTACTTCCGCGCCCAGGTTGGCAGCCGGAAAACCGAGACGCTGGTCAAAAACATCGCGCAAATAGACGTTACGGTTACGCACAGCGAAACAGAAGCGCTGCTGCTGGAACATAACTATATCAAGCTGTACCAGCCGCGCTACAACGTGCTGTTGCGCGATGATAAATCATATCCCCTGATCTTCCTGAGTGCGGATCCGCATCCGCGGCTGGCTATCCACCGCGGCGCCAAACATGAAAAGGGCGAATATTTCGGTCCGTTTCCCAATTCCTACGCCGTGCGCGAGACGCTGGCGCTGTTGCAAAAGCTGTTCCCGGTGCGCCAATGTGAAAACAGCGTCTACCGCAACCGCTCCCGCCCCTGTTTGCAGTACCAGATTGGCCGTTGCCTGGGCCCCTGTGTCGCCGGGTTGGTCAGCGAAGAGGATTACCGCCAGCAGGTGGAATATGTGCGCCTGTTCCTTTCCGGCAAAGATCAACAGGTGTTGCACCAGCTGATCGCGCGGATGGAAACGGCCAGCAAAGCGCTCAACTTTGAAGAGGCAGCGCGCATTCGCGATCAAATCCAGGCGGTGCGCAGTGTGACCGAGCGGCAGTTTGTCTCCGGTTCCGGGGACGATTTGGACGTGATTGGTGTGGCCTTCGAAGCCGGGATGGCGTGCCTGCACGTGCTGTTTATCCGCCAGGGCAAGGTGCTGGGCAGCCGCAGCTATTTTCCGAAGGTGCCGGGCGATACCGATCTGGGCGAGGTGGTGCAGACGTTTGTCGGCCAGTTTTACCTGCAGGGCAGCCAGATGCGCACTTTGCCGGCGGAGATCCTGCTGGATTTCAGCCTGGCGGAAAAAGATCTGTTGGCGCAGTCACTGTCTGATATCGCGGGCCGCAAGATCCAGATCCAGAGCAAGCCGCGCGGCGATCGCGCCCGCTACCTGAAGCTGGCGCGCACCAATGCGGCAACGGCGCTGACGACCAAGCTATCCCAACAGTCGACGATCCATCAACGCTTGGTGGAATTGGCCAGGGTGTTGAAGCTGCCGGAAATCAACCGCATGGAGTGCTTCGACATCAGCCATACCATGGGGGAGCAAACGGTGGCTTCCTGCGTCGTGTTCGACGGCAATGGCCCATTGCGCTCGGAATACCGCCGCTACAATATCAGCGATATTACGCCGGGCGATGATTACGCTGCCATGGCGCAAGTGTTGAAACGGCGTTACGGCAAAGCGTTGGAAGAGAAGAAAATCCCGGACGTCATTTTTATCGACGGCGGCAAGGGCCAACTGGGGATGGCGAAAGACGTGTTCGCTGCGCTCAACGTGCCCTGGGATAAAACCAAACCGTTGCTGATTGGCATTGCCAAAGGCAGCGATCGCCGGGCGGGGTTGGAAACGCTGTTTTTCGAACCGGAAGGCGAGGGGTTTTCGTTACCGCCGGATTCCCTGGCGCTGCATGTGATTCAGCATATTCGCGATGATTCGCATAATCACGCAATCACCGGCCACCGCCAGCGCCGGGCAAAGGTCAGGAACACCAGTGCGCTGGAGCAGATTGAAGGCGTTGGGCCGAAACGGCGGCAGGTACTGTTGAAGTATATGGGCGGACTTCAACCTTTATTGAATGCCAGCATTGAGGAAATTGCAAAAGTGCCGGGTATTTCACATGGATTGGCAGAAAAGATACACAATGCATTGAAACACTGA
- a CDS encoding DMT family transporter, whose product MPGHIMLLTLFAALLHASWNALLRGGTDRLWSMTIMCLTIALTCAVIALFLPLPASASWAYALLSALLHVGYNLCLVRSYQSGELGQTYPIARGSSPLLVTCAAAIFAGEKIEFSTLGGITLISTGILMLAVTGSKLAMPGLKYTLATGALIASYSIVDGMGVRLSGNALSYTVWMSTLWGVLMPALYIALRDTKSLLCWRPGLFSAAAGGLVSLMAYGIIIYAMTAAPMGAVSALRETSVLFAAVLGYLFLGETLTLRKMLACTVIAAGTLMMG is encoded by the coding sequence ATGCCTGGACACATTATGTTGCTTACATTATTCGCCGCCTTGCTGCATGCCAGCTGGAATGCCTTATTGCGCGGCGGTACTGACCGGTTGTGGTCGATGACCATCATGTGCCTGACGATAGCCCTTACCTGCGCCGTCATCGCGCTGTTTCTGCCACTGCCTGCCAGCGCCAGTTGGGCGTACGCCTTGCTTTCAGCGCTGCTGCACGTCGGCTATAACCTGTGTCTGGTACGCAGTTATCAGAGCGGAGAGCTCGGGCAAACCTACCCGATTGCGCGCGGTTCATCGCCGCTGCTGGTGACCTGCGCGGCGGCAATATTCGCCGGAGAAAAAATTGAATTTAGCACCCTTGGCGGCATCACGCTGATTTCCACTGGTATTCTGATGCTTGCCGTAACAGGGAGCAAACTGGCGATGCCTGGCCTGAAATATACCTTGGCAACGGGTGCCCTTATCGCCTCGTATAGCATAGTGGATGGTATGGGCGTGCGCCTGTCAGGCAATGCGCTCTCTTATACCGTATGGATGAGCACATTATGGGGTGTGCTGATGCCCGCACTCTATATCGCCTTACGCGACACGAAAAGTTTACTGTGCTGGCGGCCCGGTTTATTCAGTGCGGCGGCGGGGGGGCTGGTGTCGCTGATGGCTTACGGCATCATTATTTATGCGATGACGGCTGCACCAATGGGCGCAGTCTCAGCGCTGCGCGAAACCAGCGTGCTGTTTGCCGCTGTACTGGGTTATCTGTTTCTCGGCGAAACGTTAACGCTGAGAAAAATGCTGGCGTGTACGGTGATTGCCGCCGGCACACTGATGATGGGTTAA
- a CDS encoding MacB family efflux pump subunit, with the protein MNTIIELRNVSRTYTNGGTQSRVLKGIDLVIAPGEMVAIIGASGSGKSTLLNIMGCLDVPDGGDYFIGGQNAALLSPDELARMRREHIGFVFQRYHLMPDTSALENVEIPAIYASADRRERRERAAQLLGQLGLAGYEHHKPGALSGGQQQRVSIARALINGGEVILADEPTGALDSHSGQEVLQILASLNQRGHTVIIVTHDMAVAQHAQRIIELRDGEIVADSGQKISATYEPHLRPRIAGQRYWRSLFDRVRESLRMALKTMAAHRLRTGLTMIGIVFGIAAVVSVAGLGEGARQRTLQSIQNLGSSMVNIYPAVDYSKGFPKSFHTLTPADVDALAGLGVVASASPMITTSKPIRFQGKSANTVINGVGRDFFRIGGISLIEGSNFYNDLDAQQVVIIEDGLVKTLFDNEQGSPLGQIVFLGDVPVRIIGVAHSNQNMNPNTLNVWLPYTTVMRRLVNRSSLNSITLQLQENVADEAAVGAIGQLLIQRHGAEDFRLFNLDQFRRTIEHTSMTFRMLILMIAAIALIIGSIGVMNIMLVSVTERTHEIGVRMAVGARESDIMQQFMIEAVLVCLAGGILGIAISLGIGPLFSTLSGGVLTAVSSWHTAVLAFFCSTLIGMIFGYLPARKAARMDPVLSLARE; encoded by the coding sequence ATGAACACCATCATCGAGTTGCGCAATGTCAGCCGCACCTACACCAACGGCGGCACGCAATCCCGGGTGTTGAAAGGGATCGACCTGGTGATCGCCCCCGGCGAGATGGTGGCGATCATCGGTGCGTCTGGTTCCGGCAAGTCAACATTGCTCAATATCATGGGGTGCCTCGATGTACCCGACGGCGGGGACTATTTCATCGGTGGGCAGAATGCCGCCTTACTTTCCCCAGACGAGCTGGCGCGTATGCGGCGTGAGCATATTGGCTTTGTTTTCCAGCGTTATCACCTGATGCCGGACACCAGTGCGCTGGAGAATGTGGAAATCCCGGCGATTTATGCCAGCGCCGATCGTCGGGAACGGCGCGAACGTGCCGCTCAACTACTGGGCCAACTGGGGCTTGCCGGCTATGAACACCATAAGCCGGGGGCGCTTTCCGGCGGCCAGCAGCAGCGGGTGAGCATTGCCCGCGCCCTGATTAACGGTGGGGAAGTCATTCTGGCGGATGAACCTACCGGCGCGCTTGATTCCCATTCCGGGCAAGAGGTGCTGCAAATCCTCGCCAGCCTTAACCAGCGTGGGCATACCGTTATCATCGTTACCCACGATATGGCGGTCGCCCAACATGCTCAGCGTATCATTGAGCTGCGTGACGGTGAGATCGTGGCTGACAGCGGCCAGAAGATATCTGCTACTTATGAGCCGCATCTGCGCCCGCGTATCGCAGGGCAACGCTATTGGCGTAGCCTGTTTGACCGCGTGCGTGAATCGTTGCGCATGGCGCTGAAAACCATGGCGGCTCACCGACTGCGAACGGGGCTGACCATGATTGGCATTGTTTTCGGCATCGCCGCCGTGGTGAGCGTTGCCGGGTTGGGCGAGGGGGCTAGGCAGCGTACGTTGCAAAGCATCCAGAACCTGGGCTCGAGCATGGTCAATATTTACCCTGCGGTGGATTATTCCAAGGGGTTCCCCAAAAGTTTTCATACCCTGACCCCGGCGGATGTGGATGCGTTGGCTGGCCTGGGCGTGGTTGCCAGTGCCAGCCCCATGATTACAACCTCAAAGCCGATCCGCTTTCAGGGCAAATCGGCCAATACCGTGATCAATGGCGTCGGCCGCGATTTTTTCCGCATCGGCGGCATCAGTCTTATCGAGGGGAGCAATTTTTATAACGATCTTGATGCACAGCAGGTTGTCATTATCGAAGACGGCCTGGTTAAAACGTTGTTTGATAATGAACAGGGCAGCCCGCTGGGCCAGATCGTTTTCCTGGGGGATGTGCCGGTAAGAATTATCGGCGTGGCGCACAGCAATCAAAATATGAACCCGAATACCCTCAATGTCTGGCTGCCTTATACTACTGTGATGCGCCGCCTGGTTAATCGATCTTCGCTCAACAGCATCACTCTGCAACTGCAAGAGAACGTTGCGGATGAAGCGGCGGTCGGCGCGATCGGCCAACTGCTGATACAACGCCATGGCGCCGAGGACTTCAGGCTTTTCAATCTCGATCAATTCCGCCGCACTATCGAGCATACCTCCATGACTTTCCGCATGTTGATTTTGATGATTGCGGCCATTGCGCTGATTATCGGCAGTATCGGGGTGATGAACATCATGCTGGTTTCCGTCACTGAACGCACCCACGAAATCGGGGTGCGTATGGCAGTGGGAGCCCGCGAGAGCGATATCATGCAACAGTTTATGATCGAGGCGGTATTGGTCTGCCTGGCGGGCGGCATTTTGGGTATCGCTATTTCGCTGGGGATCGGCCCGTTGTTCTCCACGCTGTCAGGCGGTGTGCTGACGGCCGTCAGCTCTTGGCATACCGCGGTATTGGCCTTTTTCTGTTCAACCCTTATCGGCATGATTTTCGGTTATCTCCCTGCTCGCAAAGCCGCGCGGATGGATCCGGTTCTGTCTCTGGCGAGGGAATAG
- a CDS encoding dimethylsulfonioproprionate lyase family protein: protein MGEISGNSEICSMLRSLLPSLSWFFGYRKHPDFPHLEDNVAFAQFVGPEDLWRSARLAIGLTLIAPETLYPAHSHPATEIYLPLAGTGLWSMGNSDYHPRKPSELIFHRSHVPHTTLAQKDPILALYVWYGGIGLPSEWQYG from the coding sequence ATCGGAGAAATATCCGGGAATAGCGAAATATGTTCGATGCTCCGCTCATTGCTCCCTTCGTTAAGCTGGTTTTTTGGCTACAGAAAACACCCGGACTTCCCGCATCTTGAGGATAATGTAGCGTTTGCACAATTTGTCGGACCTGAAGATCTCTGGAGATCAGCCCGTTTAGCCATAGGTCTGACGCTCATCGCGCCAGAAACCCTTTACCCGGCACACAGTCATCCGGCGACAGAAATTTACCTTCCTTTGGCTGGCACAGGTTTATGGTCGATGGGGAATTCTGATTACCATCCTCGTAAACCAAGTGAGCTGATTTTTCACCGCAGTCATGTTCCACATACTACCCTGGCGCAAAAAGACCCCATTCTGGCTTTATATGTTTGGTATGGTGGTATCGGTTTGCCATCAGAATGGCAGTATGGATAG
- a CDS encoding efflux RND transporter periplasmic adaptor subunit, with amino-acid sequence MLFSQRRQRGVALIGAMIIAMALLLFWPRAAPLTYITVPVRNGDIENTILAAGKLDAIDRVNVGAQVSGQVKSLKIKVGDHVHKGQLIAEIDDLPQRNELRNAEAALNVAYAQQLAKQAALKQVEAEFRRQKRMLSDNASSQQDYESAEATLATTQADLLALKAQILQAQIEVDNKKLALGYTKILAPMDGTVIAVITQQGQTVNANQTAPTIAKLAKLDVMHIKAQISEADITHVTIGQKAYFTIFSEPGERYNAILRSVELAPESVMQDDALSVSQSSSGSDNPSVYYNALLDVPNAENKFRIAMTAQVSILRAEAKNTPLIPLQAVSNKPGGKREVLILGADDKPQAREITTGITNNVDIQVLAGLKPGERVVLSSTQNGAANTR; translated from the coding sequence ATGCTATTTTCCCAACGCCGCCAGCGAGGTGTAGCCCTGATAGGCGCGATGATTATCGCTATGGCCTTGCTGCTTTTCTGGCCGCGTGCGGCACCGTTAACCTATATCACCGTGCCGGTTCGTAACGGCGACATCGAAAATACCATACTGGCCGCCGGCAAACTGGATGCGATTGATCGCGTCAACGTTGGCGCGCAAGTGTCTGGCCAGGTGAAATCACTGAAGATCAAAGTGGGGGATCATGTTCATAAGGGCCAGCTTATTGCCGAGATCGATGATTTGCCGCAACGTAATGAATTGCGCAATGCCGAAGCGGCGCTCAATGTGGCCTACGCCCAACAGTTAGCCAAGCAGGCCGCCTTGAAACAGGTGGAAGCCGAGTTTCGCCGGCAAAAAAGAATGCTGAGCGATAATGCCAGCTCCCAACAGGATTATGAAAGTGCAGAAGCCACGCTAGCGACGACCCAGGCCGATCTGCTGGCGTTAAAAGCCCAGATTCTGCAAGCGCAAATCGAAGTGGATAACAAAAAACTTGCTCTCGGCTATACCAAGATTTTGGCGCCGATGGATGGCACCGTCATTGCGGTTATCACCCAACAAGGCCAGACGGTCAATGCGAATCAAACGGCGCCCACTATCGCCAAACTGGCCAAACTGGATGTCATGCATATTAAAGCGCAAATATCCGAGGCGGATATCACCCATGTCACGATAGGCCAGAAAGCCTACTTCACCATTTTTTCCGAGCCGGGGGAGCGTTATAACGCGATATTACGCAGCGTGGAACTCGCGCCGGAGTCTGTTATGCAGGACGACGCGCTTTCTGTTAGCCAGTCATCCTCCGGCAGTGATAACCCTTCGGTTTATTATAACGCGCTGTTAGACGTGCCGAATGCGGAAAACAAATTCCGTATTGCGATGACGGCTCAGGTATCCATACTTAGGGCCGAGGCCAAGAATACCCCGTTGATTCCCCTGCAGGCAGTGTCCAATAAACCGGGCGGCAAACGCGAAGTGCTCATACTGGGCGCCGACGATAAACCGCAGGCGCGTGAGATCACCACCGGCATCACCAATAACGTGGATATACAGGTGCTGGCGGGCCTGAAGCCGGGCGAACGCGTGGTGTTGTCATCAACGCAGAATGGGGCGGCGAACACCCGATGA
- the gcvA gene encoding transcriptional regulator GcvA, with amino-acid sequence MRDLPPTATLRAFEVATRHTTFTSAAAELFITQSAVSHQLKNLEEIWGLQLFERGKKLSLTPAGAALAPLVREFFSKLETTLADLREQNGRVRLRVNTTYSFALKWLLPRLPDLARLHPEILVTLESTDKPINFASTDSDVAIRFGHGNYPALHTEFMFREQLFPVASPALLQRFGTPCEPAELLRYPLLTREGADLVPKWDVWFKLIGINTDVLHESVRFADTNMTIEAALLGQGIALARSGHVEKEIGDGSLVRLFDVPFPSPAAYYFVCPKGIEMQPHIMKFRSWLLAESQQAQLSYQS; translated from the coding sequence ATGCGTGACCTTCCCCCTACAGCCACGCTGCGCGCATTTGAAGTCGCCACCCGCCACACGACTTTCACCTCAGCGGCGGCAGAGTTGTTTATTACGCAAAGTGCGGTCAGCCATCAGTTGAAAAACCTGGAGGAAATCTGGGGACTGCAACTTTTTGAGCGAGGGAAAAAACTTAGCCTGACGCCAGCAGGCGCTGCGCTCGCTCCCCTCGTGCGTGAATTCTTTAGCAAACTGGAAACCACGCTTGCCGATCTTCGTGAGCAAAATGGCCGGGTACGATTGCGCGTTAACACCACATATTCTTTCGCACTGAAGTGGCTGCTACCGCGCCTGCCAGATTTAGCGCGTTTGCATCCGGAGATTCTGGTGACCCTGGAGAGTACGGATAAACCCATTAACTTCGCCAGCACAGATTCCGATGTGGCGATCCGTTTCGGCCACGGTAACTATCCCGCGCTGCACACGGAATTTATGTTCCGTGAGCAACTATTTCCGGTTGCCAGCCCGGCACTATTACAGCGTTTTGGAACACCATGTGAACCCGCCGAGCTGTTGCGCTATCCGCTTCTGACACGTGAAGGTGCCGATCTGGTGCCGAAATGGGACGTCTGGTTTAAGCTGATCGGCATAAATACTGATGTGTTGCACGAAAGCGTACGCTTCGCCGACACAAATATGACGATTGAAGCCGCACTACTGGGGCAAGGCATTGCATTAGCGCGCAGCGGACACGTTGAAAAAGAGATCGGCGATGGCAGCCTGGTGCGGCTCTTTGACGTACCTTTTCCTTCACCGGCCGCCTATTACTTTGTCTGCCCAAAAGGCATCGAAATGCAGCCACACATCATGAAATTCCGTAGCTGGCTACTGGCAGAATCACAACAGGCCCAGCTCAGCTATCAATCATGA